Below is a window of Bacteroidales bacterium DNA.
GATGGTCATACTTTTACTCAAAAGGTATTCTGAGAGTTTTAAAAATAAGGTTTTAGTAGGAAATTTACTGATTGCTTTATTTACGGGTTTGAGTATTTTTTTGGTGTACTTGTATAATTTGGTAAGCATTATTAATGATCCTATTATTTTTGTTGGTTTGCAAAAGCAATTGCCTTTTATTTTTAATCTTAGTAGTGCTTATGTGTTCTTTGCTTTTTTGAGTAATCTGATACGTGAGATAACTAAAGATGCTGAAGATATTGAGGGGGATGAAATATTTGGTATTCAAACTTTTTCTGTGGCTTATGGGAATAAAAAGGCAATGCTATTGGTGCGTGTTTTAAATGTATTTCTCGCGATAAGCGTGCTTTTTTTCATCTTTTATAGCTTTAAAATGTATTGGAATTATTTGGCCGTTTATTTGATTATAGCTGTTTTAATCCCTGTTATCTATTTTGAATGGGTAGCTCGAAAAGCAAGTGTAAAAAGTGATTTTATGGATTTAAGTTTTCTGTCGAAAGTAATTATGTTAGCCGGTATATTTAGCATGCAGATATTCTCTTTACAATTTTAATTTATGGATCCCTGCTTTGAAAATACAGATATTATTCTTGGTTCGCAATCGCCAAGGCGTAGGCAATTGCTACAAGATATAGGATTAAAATTTAGGATACTTACTTTTCCTGTTGAAGAAATCTTTCCTGAGAATCTTTCTGCAAAAGAAACGGCAATTTATTTAAGCGAACTAAAAGCAAAAGCATTCCCGGAAATAGAATTAAAAGAAAACAGTATTTTAATTACTGCAGATACGGTAGTTAGTCTTTCGGGTAAATTATTAGGTAAACCAAAAAATGATGCGGAAGCTTTTGAAATGTTGTCTCTTTTGTCAGGAAAATCTCACGAGGTAATTTCTGCTTTTACTTTGCGATCAAAGAAAGAAATGAAATCGTTTTCTACAGAAACAAAAGTATATTTTAAAACCTTAAGCAAAGCGGAAATAAATTATTATATAAGTCGTTATAAACCTTTTGATAAGGCTGGAGCTTACGGAATTCAAGAGTGGATAGGAAAGATAGGAATAGAAAAAATTCAAGGATCATTTTTTAATGTGATGGGTTTGCCTGTCCATCAAGTTTATGCAGAATTGTGTATTTTTGATATGAATTAGAAATCTTGCTTAAATAAAAATACATATGAAACGATTTTGGAGAGCTCTGATGAGATATTTTGTACAGGGCTTACTTTATTTAGTGCCAATTGTTATTACGGCATATGTTATATTGCTAATGTTTAATTGGGTAGACGACATTACCGTTCCCTATGAAATAAAGTATCTTGGTTTTCAGGTTCCGGGTTTGGGATTAATAATAATGTTGGTATTTATCACATTAGTAGGCTTATTGGGCTCCAGTTTTGTTTTTCGTCCCATTATTCATTATTTTGAATTATTGATTAATAGAGCTCCACTTATCAAAGACTTATACTCAGCCGTAAAAGATCTGATGTCGGCTTTTGTTGGAGGAAAAAAGAAATTTACTGAGCCGGTATTGGTTAAAATGGATGTTGGTGGCTTACAAAGAATAGGATTTATCACACAAAAAAATGGAGTGGAAGAAATGGGGATAAGTAAAGATCAGTTAGTTGTGTATTTACCTTATTCTTATGGAATTATGGGAACAGTAATCGTTGTCCCAAAAGAGAATGTTAAATCAATAAATTTGCCCAGTACTGAAGTGATGAAATTTATTGTTTCGGGTGGTGTAACTAAAGTGTTAGAAAAAATACAACTTAATGATAAAAAGACCAAAGATATTAGTAACGAATGATGACGGAATAAATGCGCAAGGAATTCGCTTTTTGATAGATATTGTTCGGGATTTAGGCGATGTAGTTGTGGTAGCTCCTGATAGTCCTCAATCGGGGATGGGGCATGCTATTACTGTAAACAGTCCGCTACGAATAAAGATGATAGTAGAAGAAGATGGGTATCAAGAGTATTCTTGCAATGGAACTCCTGTTGATTGCGTAAAACTTGGTGAGCAGGTTGTATTAAAAGGGAAGCCTGATTTATTAGTTTCCGGTATAAACCATGGCTCAAATGCAGCAGTTAATATTGTGTATTCGGGGACTATGGCTGCCGCAATAGAAGGATGTATTGATCGTATTCCGTCAATAGGATTCTCCATTAACGATTTTAGTCACAATTTGAATTTTGAGCCTACTCGTAAATATATAAAACATATCGCTGCTCAAGTTTTGGAAAAGGGATTGAAAAATGGTATTTGTTTAAATGTGAATTTTCCAATAATAGAGAATATAAAAGGTATAAAAGTAACTCGACAAGCAGATGCATGCTGGCGAGAAGAATTTGATAGTAGAATAGATCCGCGAGGAGGTAATTATTATTGGCTTACAGGTAAATTTGTAAGTAGAGATAACGGCCATGAAAATGATATTAATACAATGGAAGAAGGTTATGTATCCGTTGTTCCTGTTAAAATTGATCTAACTGCTTATAATCAAATTGATACTTTGAAATATTTAGAGTTAAATAACGAACCCAAATAGTTTAATAGTACGATGAAGTATTACATTATAGCAGGCGAAGCTTCAGGTGATTTACACGCTTCCAATCTTATTCGTGCTTTGAAAAAGCAAGATGCAGATGCCGATATTCGTGCTTGGGGTGGCGATTTGATGGAGGAGCAAGGGGCTAAACTCGTTAAGCATTATCGCGATTTAGCTTTTATGGGTTTTGTTGAGGTTTTGTTTAATCTTCGTACAATTTTTAAAAATATTCGCTTCTGTAAAAAAGATATTTTGGAATGGAAGCCTGATGTTTTAATCTTAGTTGATTATCCCGGTTTTAATCTTCGCATTGCAGAATTTGCTCATAAAAAAGGATTAAAAGTTATTTATTACATCTCTCCACAGGTTTGGGCTTGGAAAAAGTCGAGAGTTTACGCAATAAAAAAGCATGTGGATAAAATGCTGGTAATCCTTCCTTTTGAAAAGGATTTTTATGCAGATTACGGTTATCCGGTTGAATTTGTTGGGCATCCACTTTTAGATGCGCTTCCAACAGAATTAAGGAGTAAAGAACTTTTTATAAAAGAAAATGCCCTTAGCGATAAGCCAATTATTGCATTGCTCCCGGGAAGCAGAAAACAAGAAATTAGAAAAATGCTAAAAATAATGCTTGGTGTTATTGATAGTTTTTCAACTTATCAGTTTGTCATTGCCGGAGCTCCATCTATCGATGAAAGTTTTTATAATGAAATTATAGGGAAAAGAGATGTCGCTTTTGTGAAGAATAATACACAGGAATTGCTTTTGGCTTCAACGGCGGCTTTGGTAACTTCTGGAACGGCTACTTTAGAAACAGCCTTATTAAATATTCCAGAGGTGGTGTGTTATAAAGGAAGCAATATATCTTATCAAATAGCTAAACGTTTGGTTGATATTAAATTTATTTCGCTTGTTAATTTGATAATGGATAAGGAGGTTGTTAAAGAGCTGATACAGGGAGAATTAACATCCGAAAGTTTGAAATTGGAATTGAATAAGATTCTTCCTAATGCAGAAAGAAGAAAAAGAGTTATTGCCGATTATCAGAAACTGAAGCTTAGGCTGGGTAAAGGTGGAGCATCGGCAAAAGCTGCTAGTAGTATTATTCGTTTTTTAAATCCTTAGAATTATAAAAAGGCAGCGAATTTATTTAACTTAGCGTTCAAGTATTTTTAAGCACAACATAATTAATATCAATAAACAAATCTTAAAATAAATTAGATACATATGAAAAAGTTAAGCTTTATTTTTAGTGCTTTGGTTTTGCTTTCTATTACATCTTGTAATAATAAAGAGCAAATAAAAGAAGTGCCGGAAGACATTATTGGAAAGCATATGATCAAGTTAGAGTCGGATATAATGACTCCCGAGATTTTATGGGCTTTCGGTCGGGTAGGAGATGCTCAAGTTTCTCCCGATAATTCTAAAATCCTTTATGGCGTAAGCTATTATTCTGTTGAGAAGGACAAAAGTAATCGCGAATTATTCTTAATGGATATTGATGGAGGAAATAAACAGCAAATTACCAATACCGCCGGTGGAGAGTATGCTGCTGCTTGGAGTCCTGATGGTAAGAGAATTGGCTATATGAACGCTTCTTCTGGAAGTATGCAGTTGTGGGAAATGGATGCAGATGGAACTAATCCTCGTCAAGTTTCCGATATTGAAGATGGGATTACAGGTTTTATTTATTCTCCTGACGGATCAAAGATTTTATTTACAAAAGAAGTAAAAGTTTATAAAACAGTAAAAGATGAAAATCCTGATTTAGACAAAACAACAGGTCGTTTAATGAGCGATTTGATGTATCGCCATTGGGATAGTTGGGTCGATTCATTTACACATATTTTTATAGCTGATTATAAGGACGGAAATTTAGGTGAAGCTCTTGATATTATGAAAGATGAGCCTTGGGATTCGCCTTTAAAACCTTTTGGTGGAACAGAACAAATTACTTGGTCTCCCGACAGCAAAACCATTGTTTACACTTCACGAAAGAAAGAGGGAATGGCATATTCTGTAAGTACTAATTCTGATTTGTATGCTTATAATGTGGAAAGTGGTGAAACTACTAATTTGACAGAAGGAATGATGGGTTATGATACGAATCCTACTTTCTCTCCCGATGGAAGTTTAATGGCTTGGGAAAGTATGGAGCGTGATGGTTATGAGTCGGATAAGTCACGATTATTTATTATGGACGTTGCTAGCGGTGATAAAAAGTATTGTACTAAAGACTTTGATCAAAATGTTGGTGGTTTAAGCTGGTCAGCTGATGGTAAATCCATTTATTTTATCAGCGATTGGCATGCAACCGAAGAGATTTATCGTTTTGATGTTGCCGATGGAAGCATCAGTAAAATTACCGAAGGTGTTCACGATTACCATTCTGTTGTTGAAGCTGGTGATCGTTTAATTGCTACTCGTGTTTCTATGTCTAAGCCACAGGAGATTTATTCTGTTGATCCTACCACTGGTGAAGCTGTTGATTTAAGTTTAGAAAATAAGCACTTGTTAGATCAGCTTACTTTTGGTGAAGTAACAAAGCGTTGGGTGAAAACTACAGATAATAAGCAAATGTTAGTTTGGGTTATTTTGCCGCCTCATTTTGATGAAACTAAGACTTATCCGGGACTTTTGTATTGTCAAGGAGGACCACAAGGAACAGTAAGCCAATTTTGGTCTTATCGTTGGAATTTTCAAATGATGGCTGCTAATGACTATGTTATTGTAGCTCCTAATCGTCGTGGATTACCCGGCTTTGGTCAAGAATGGTTAGAGCAGATTAGCGGGGATTATGGTGGACAAAATATGAAAGATTATTTAAGTGCAATTGATAATGTTAGTCAAGAGAAATGGTTAGATGCCGATCGTTTAGGTGCTGTTGGTGCCAGTTATGGCGGTTTCTCTGTTTATTGGTTGGCCGGAAATCACCATAAGCGTTTTAAAGCATTTATTGCTCATGATGGAATGTTTAATTTTGAAGCTCAATATTTAGAAACTGACGAGATGTGGTTTGTAAATTGGGATTTAGGTGGTTCATTTTGGGATAAATCTAATAAAATAGCTCAACGCTCTTATGCTAATTCGCCTCATAAATTTGTTCAGAATTGGGATACTCCTATTTTGGTTATTCATAGCGAAAAAGATTATCGTATTGTTGCTTCACAGGGAATGAGTGCTTTTAATGCTGCAATTTTACGTGGTATTCCTGCAGAGTATCTTTATTTTCCAAATGAAAATCATTGGATATTACATCCTCAAAATGGTATTCTTTGGCAAAGAACATTTTACGGTTGGTTGGATAAGTGGCTAAAATAAATATAGATTTATTTTAATAATAAGCCACTCTGATTTTTATCAGGGTGGCTTTTTTATATATAGAGTTAAGACATAGGTTTAATAAAAAACAGCATCTTTATTTCTTTTCAAGAGAACCTCTTTATCGATAGTTTTCTTTAATGTATTTAGTTCATTCCGTTCTAGCTTAAGCATTTTTGTTAGGAATAGAGTGAATTCAGGAATTGAACCGTTAAAATGATGGGAGATGATTTCTTTAAAATAGATAGAAAAATAATCTTCTCTTCCGATTAAAGCAAAATACTGTCTGGAATTTCCAAATAGCTGATAGTCTACATAGCCTTTCTTTTGCATTCTTTTTAGAAGGGTAGCAATAGTTGTTTTTGCAGGTTGGGGTTCTGGATAAAATGAAATCAGTTCTTTAAGGAAGCTTTTTTTGTTTTTCCAAATGTAGCCCATTAACTGTTCTTCGCTTTTTGATAAATTAATCATTCTACAAATAAGTTATAAGTTCTACAAATATAGAATATATAAATCGCTATTTCAAGTTGAAAGGATAAAAAAGATTATAAATAGATGAAATAAGTAAATTAGCTTTAGTTTTTAGGCATATCGGAATAGCGATACCAAACAACGCCATCAAAATTTAAAGAATCAAGATTAATTTCCGGAATAAGTTTAAGTTGATAAAAAAAGAGTGAGGATAGCTGATCTATTTTATGATTTTTGAGCCATAAACCGGAATGATTTTCTCGAGAGGAAAAAATAGGAGCTATCTTTAATTTCGGATTAGTCTGTTGTAATATCAATAATCGATTGAGTTTATAAGAAGCTATTCGTTCAGTTTTTTTACGGTAATAGTGGATTAAAAGTCGGTCTGTAAATTCTGAAATTACTGCAAGCTGTTCGTCTGTTGGATTTCCTATATAGGTTTCAATTTCGATATTTGAATTGCCTATAATCTTTTGCATTTCTTTTAATTGTTTTATGTAAAATTTAAAGGCGCCGGCATTTGTGCAATCATAACCATATTTCTTTAAATAAGTTGTGCAATAGTAAGCTTGTTGATTGTATAGTCGTTTATTCCAAAATTCAAATTCTAAATTAAAAACATCAATTCGTTTAACCGGATTTTGATCTACAAGATTATTATAAATAATGACAGGAATAAAACTTGCTGCTTTTTCCCCAACAACACCAATTTTTTTGATAGAATATTTAGATTTTGCTTTTTTTATAAACTCCGCCCAAACTTTAGTTCCCATTTTAGTATTGAGCGGATATTTTTGTCGGTGAATTTTAGCTGTATTATATAAAATTAAATAGTTAAAATCGTTTATCTCTGCGTAGTGGAGCAATTTATTTTCTTTCTGATAATCACCAATAATATTAAAAAAATCATCTACATACAGGCCTTTAATCGACTGGGCATTACTTGCTAGTCCGGAAAAAAGGATTAGTATGAATGCTATTAAAAAACGATTTAGGGATAAATGTTTTTGCATTATGTAAAAGTACAAACTTTATCAGACAAATAATTCACATTTAAAAATGCCAATTTGTTCGTATTTTCAAGCATATATATTTCGAAGGTTTCTTTGGATTTAGATTGTTTAATGTATTGAGTGAACTTTTTGCTCTATCCCAAGCTTTTTGCTTAAGATAATATTTTGTTTGACATTTATAATATAATTGTTTTTGATAGAGACTAAGCGAGCTAAACCCATTGTTAAGATAATTTATCTTATATTTTATAGGAATAGCCATTCTACTTAAATCTTCCCATTTTAATAAATAGTCGAATTGTGGTATTCCACATACATTCATTAAATCAATTTGGTGTAATAATACCGAAGTTAGGTTTTTGGTTTCTATTTTACTTGTCCAATAAATTAAATTATTCAAATTAGTTTCGGCATTTGCTGATAAGTTATGAGGAGCGCTTTTTTGTATTAAATAATCAACCATTTGTTTCTCAATATTTAAACGGAGCGCATTTATTCTAATTTGTTTCTCAACATATAAGCTAATAGAATCGTTTGGAAAAATAAAACGCTGTCTTAAAAAAGAAAATATGGCTAATTCTGATTTATTTATTAAGGAGTAATTATCACCTAATGCCATAAAAAAGAGCGATGCTAACTGTTTGTTTTCTGTTTTTGAATATATAAGACTGTCTGAAACAATTTCGGCATTTCTTAAATTGTCTTTAATCAGTTGTTTCGACTGTGTTTTTACCAAACTCAAGTAACGAAACTCACTATTTAAGTTTTGTGATAGACTTACTATTGAGAACCCCAATAAAAAACTTAGTATTAATATTTTTTTCATGTTTTGGGCTTTTAAAATGAATAACGTAATCCAATAGTAGGAATGACTGTATTAGGATTTATTGGTGAGTTAGCATAACTCATATTTAGCTTTAAGCCGTATTTATAGCGTATCATCTCTTGTTTTTTTTCTAGTCGATGTTTTCCGTGTATCCAATCGAAAAGATAAGTTGTAACAATTATTCCTAAAGAAATATAGAGAATGTCTTTTTGTGTATTGAATTTCGATAAATCGTTTGTATTTTGTGGAGACGAATTATTAATCAAGTCGAGAAAAGAGAAACTATCTTCATAAATTACATAAGCTAAACCTGCATATCCTGCAGAACGTAAACCAACCAATGCATATCCAACAGCAGGATCTTTTACTTTAAAATGAACATAGCCTGGAACCAAGGCGGCAGAAACCATGTCTTGCATTCGTAGCGTACGATTTAATAGCTGAAATTCTTCAAAGGAAGTTTGAGGGTTTAAATTTGGAAACTCGTAGTTGCTATTTTTCTTTTTATTATAGATATCAATATCTTGAGCCGATAGGCTAAAGCTGAGGATTATTAAAAAGAAAAGGGAAAGTGAATTCTTCATTATATGAAATTTAATAGGTTGCTCAAATATATAAAAATCTTCAATATGATTTGCCCAGCAAATTTGTATCTGACTAACTGGTGAGTATACTACGAATTATTTCTACTTTTGTTTAAAAATTAGGGTATGAGAATATTGATGGTGCTCGATCATGAGTTTCCTCCAGATATTAGAGTAGAAAATGAGATAGAGGCACTTACTGCTTCGGGGAATGAAGTTCATATAGCTTGCTATACAAGAGAAAACAGGAAGAGTGTCGATATATTTCAAGAGGCAGTTATTCATCGAAAAGTAATCTCCACATTTCATTATAAAAGCAGTATAGCTTGTTTAAAATTTCCTTTTTACTTTAATTTTTGGCGTTCTTTTATTACGGAACTTTTTAAAGATAATAGCTTTGAAGCTATTCATATTCATGATCTTCCTTTAGCCAAAGTGGGTTATGAATTTTCTCAAAAACATAACATTCCTTTTATTCTCGACCTGCACGAGAATTGGCCTGCAATGCTCAGGATGGCTACGCATACTCAAACATTTCTGGGAAAGCTCCTCTCCACAAATAAACAATGGGAGAGCTATGAACTTAAATGCTCTAAGAAGGCCACACAAGTTATTGTAGTAGTAGAAGAAGCAAAAGATAGGTTGGTAAAACGAGGAATAAGCGGCGATAAAATATCAGTAGTTTCCAACACCTTAAATTTTAATCATTTTTCAAGTCCCAAAACAAAGCCGGATACCGATTTTATTACATTAATGTATGCGGGAGGAATTACCAAACATCGTGGATTACAGTTTGTAATAGAAGGGCTTAAATTTCTTACAGATCTTTCAAAACCAATTCGCTTGTGGATACTTGGAGAAGGATCTTATGTTCAAGAATTGAAGAAAATGGCTTCAGACTATGGAGTGGAGAAGCAAGTTGTTTTTGCGGGTTGGAAAGAATTTGAAGAAATGCAATCTTATCTTGGAAAGTCAGATATTTGCTTGATCCCACATATTAAGAGTGATCATACCGATTCTACAATCCCACACAAGCTATTTCAATACATGTACTCTAGAAAACCAATCATTGCGTCGAATTGTTTTCCTATTGAAAGAATATTAGAAGAGACAAAGAGTGGCTTGGTTTATCCTTTCAATGATGCTCTTAAGTTTGCAAACTCTGTTCGCCAACTTATAGAGGAGCCTTTACATACAAAGAAGATGCAACAAAATGGTATTCAGGCTGTTAAAGAAAAATATAACTGGCTTACCGATGCTAGGGTTCTGCAAAATATATATGCTTAGGTTCTGAGGAATATGGACAATAAAATATTTTATGAAGAATTTGATTGGGATGGCTTTAAAGAGGAAGTGCTAAAAGCTAAAGTAAAGAAAGTACTCGATATAATTCCTGATGATGTTAATACAATAGCGGATATAGGCTGTGGAAATGGGATAATTACTAATGTTTTAGCCCAACATTACGAAGTCTTTGCTGTTGATAGAAGTGCCAAAGCACTTTCTTTTGTGAATGCAAAAAAAATTCAAGCTAGCGCTGATGATATTCCGCTAGAATCTGAAAGTGTGGATATGGTATTTTCTAGTGAAATGTTAGAGCATCTCGAAGAAAGTGTTTTAAACGGTAGTATTGCTGAATTTAAACGGCTCAGTAAGAAGTATATCTTTATCACGGTTCCAAATGACGAGAACCCCGATAAACTTTCCATTAAATGCCCGGAGTGTAATTATGTTTATAACCGTCCAAATCATTTGAGGAGTTTTAAGGAGGAAAGTTTTGATAAATTATTTCCTGAATATGAGAGGATTAAAAGTTTTTCTTTTGGTAAAAAAGTACGCTATTACAATCCAACAATTCTAAAGCTAAAAAGAAAATTATCACCCCATCATTCTTGGATTCCTTATTATTGGATATCTGAAAATGATAGAGAAACGTTTTGCCCAAACTGTGAACACACTTTCCGTTATGAGTATAAATTTAATCTCATTGCTTTTATTCTAGATATTGTTAATGTCATACTTTCTCCTAAAAAACCATATTGGTTATTTGTTTTATTAAAAAAAAGCTAAAAGAGGATTCATATTGTTTAATTTCTTATTTTTTAGTGGTCACAGTTCAGTTCTGATTAAGCGTCACTTGATAGTTTTTTAAGAATATAAATTTGAATCTTTATGAATAAATTAATTGCTTCAGTAATAGGTTTTCTATTTATTACTCAAGTTTTTGCTCAAGATTTATCCGATAGTCTTCTCTTGTACTACCCTTTTGATGGAAATGCTTTTGATCATAGTGTAAATGGATTAAATGGTGATCCAAGTGGAGTTATTTATACGGAAGATAGGTTTGGCAATTTAAATATGGCATGTTATTTTGATGGTGTTGATGATTTTGTTGATTTTCCAAATGAGGCTATTTTGAAGCAAGGGCTACCTGTTTCTTTTAGCTTTTGGATAAAATATGATGCTGTGGAAGTAGAGTCAAGGGGAGTGTTTAATACGTCTTTTGATGAGGATATCTCATCTGGAGTTTTTTTTACCTCTCAAAGCATAACTGGTAAATACGCTCTTGGATTTGGTGATGGAACGTGTATTTACGCAGATAATACAAGAAGAAGTTATGTCAGTAATAGTGTAATTGATACTGCTAATTGGCATCATATTGCAATAGTTGTTTTCTCGAACCTAGATATGAGT
It encodes the following:
- a CDS encoding glycosyltransferase family 4 protein, which gives rise to MRILMVLDHEFPPDIRVENEIEALTASGNEVHIACYTRENRKSVDIFQEAVIHRKVISTFHYKSSIACLKFPFYFNFWRSFITELFKDNSFEAIHIHDLPLAKVGYEFSQKHNIPFILDLHENWPAMLRMATHTQTFLGKLLSTNKQWESYELKCSKKATQVIVVVEEAKDRLVKRGISGDKISVVSNTLNFNHFSSPKTKPDTDFITLMYAGGITKHRGLQFVIEGLKFLTDLSKPIRLWILGEGSYVQELKKMASDYGVEKQVVFAGWKEFEEMQSYLGKSDICLIPHIKSDHTDSTIPHKLFQYMYSRKPIIASNCFPIERILEETKSGLVYPFNDALKFANSVRQLIEEPLHTKKMQQNGIQAVKEKYNWLTDARVLQNIYA
- a CDS encoding geranylgeranylglycerol-phosphate geranylgeranyltransferase, producing the protein MKSLNVFLRLIRWKNLVVLILAQGFLHFMIIQKLVFAVGVELPLRYYQLGILILSTVLIAAAGNIFNDITDIKVDKINKPKEVIIGQFIKAKTAIFWAWMFNGIGFALALILSYQLQLIQLALIHVMVILLLKRYSESFKNKVLVGNLLIALFTGLSIFLVYLYNLVSIINDPIIFVGLQKQLPFIFNLSSAYVFFAFLSNLIREITKDAEDIEGDEIFGIQTFSVAYGNKKAMLLVRVLNVFLAISVLFFIFYSFKMYWNYLAVYLIIAVLIPVIYFEWVARKASVKSDFMDLSFLSKVIMLAGIFSMQIFSLQF
- a CDS encoding BlaI/MecI/CopY family transcriptional regulator, with product MNLSKSEEQLMGYIWKNKKSFLKELISFYPEPQPAKTTIATLLKRMQKKGYVDYQLFGNSRQYFALIGREDYFSIYFKEIISHHFNGSIPEFTLFLTKMLKLERNELNTLKKTIDKEVLLKRNKDAVFY
- a CDS encoding DUF502 domain-containing protein; translated protein: MKRFWRALMRYFVQGLLYLVPIVITAYVILLMFNWVDDITVPYEIKYLGFQVPGLGLIIMLVFITLVGLLGSSFVFRPIIHYFELLINRAPLIKDLYSAVKDLMSAFVGGKKKFTEPVLVKMDVGGLQRIGFITQKNGVEEMGISKDQLVVYLPYSYGIMGTVIVVPKENVKSINLPSTEVMKFIVSGGVTKVLEKIQLNDKKTKDISNE
- the surE gene encoding 5'/3'-nucleotidase SurE, producing the protein MIKRPKILVTNDDGINAQGIRFLIDIVRDLGDVVVVAPDSPQSGMGHAITVNSPLRIKMIVEEDGYQEYSCNGTPVDCVKLGEQVVLKGKPDLLVSGINHGSNAAVNIVYSGTMAAAIEGCIDRIPSIGFSINDFSHNLNFEPTRKYIKHIAAQVLEKGLKNGICLNVNFPIIENIKGIKVTRQADACWREEFDSRIDPRGGNYYWLTGKFVSRDNGHENDINTMEEGYVSVVPVKIDLTAYNQIDTLKYLELNNEPK
- a CDS encoding T9SS type A sorting domain-containing protein gives rise to the protein MNKLIASVIGFLFITQVFAQDLSDSLLLYYPFDGNAFDHSVNGLNGDPSGVIYTEDRFGNLNMACYFDGVDDFVDFPNEAILKQGLPVSFSFWIKYDAVEVESRGVFNTSFDEDISSGVFFTSQSITGKYALGFGDGTCIYADNTRRSYVSNSVIDTANWHHIAIVVFSNLDMSIYVDRIENGGVYSGTGGDLYYSESVGSIGRHDQNVGIPAYYFKGKLDDFRYWNRALIQDDVDELYDKITLDIEDIDKEQSDFLIFPNPVIDRITIQSPNQDITEIIIYNTAGQIVYQSMYFNSLDLSGLRQGLYVLKAFDNRLNERFSKKIIVR
- the lpxB gene encoding lipid-A-disaccharide synthase; translation: MKYYIIAGEASGDLHASNLIRALKKQDADADIRAWGGDLMEEQGAKLVKHYRDLAFMGFVEVLFNLRTIFKNIRFCKKDILEWKPDVLILVDYPGFNLRIAEFAHKKGLKVIYYISPQVWAWKKSRVYAIKKHVDKMLVILPFEKDFYADYGYPVEFVGHPLLDALPTELRSKELFIKENALSDKPIIALLPGSRKQEIRKMLKIMLGVIDSFSTYQFVIAGAPSIDESFYNEIIGKRDVAFVKNNTQELLLASTAALVTSGTATLETALLNIPEVVCYKGSNISYQIAKRLVDIKFISLVNLIMDKEVVKELIQGELTSESLKLELNKILPNAERRKRVIADYQKLKLRLGKGGASAKAASSIIRFLNP
- the maf gene encoding septum formation protein Maf, with product MDPCFENTDIILGSQSPRRRQLLQDIGLKFRILTFPVEEIFPENLSAKETAIYLSELKAKAFPEIELKENSILITADTVVSLSGKLLGKPKNDAEAFEMLSLLSGKSHEVISAFTLRSKKEMKSFSTETKVYFKTLSKAEINYYISRYKPFDKAGAYGIQEWIGKIGIEKIQGSFFNVMGLPVHQVYAELCIFDMN
- a CDS encoding S9 family peptidase; this encodes MKKLSFIFSALVLLSITSCNNKEQIKEVPEDIIGKHMIKLESDIMTPEILWAFGRVGDAQVSPDNSKILYGVSYYSVEKDKSNRELFLMDIDGGNKQQITNTAGGEYAAAWSPDGKRIGYMNASSGSMQLWEMDADGTNPRQVSDIEDGITGFIYSPDGSKILFTKEVKVYKTVKDENPDLDKTTGRLMSDLMYRHWDSWVDSFTHIFIADYKDGNLGEALDIMKDEPWDSPLKPFGGTEQITWSPDSKTIVYTSRKKEGMAYSVSTNSDLYAYNVESGETTNLTEGMMGYDTNPTFSPDGSLMAWESMERDGYESDKSRLFIMDVASGDKKYCTKDFDQNVGGLSWSADGKSIYFISDWHATEEIYRFDVADGSISKITEGVHDYHSVVEAGDRLIATRVSMSKPQEIYSVDPTTGEAVDLSLENKHLLDQLTFGEVTKRWVKTTDNKQMLVWVILPPHFDETKTYPGLLYCQGGPQGTVSQFWSYRWNFQMMAANDYVIVAPNRRGLPGFGQEWLEQISGDYGGQNMKDYLSAIDNVSQEKWLDADRLGAVGASYGGFSVYWLAGNHHKRFKAFIAHDGMFNFEAQYLETDEMWFVNWDLGGSFWDKSNKIAQRSYANSPHKFVQNWDTPILVIHSEKDYRIVASQGMSAFNAAILRGIPAEYLYFPNENHWILHPQNGILWQRTFYGWLDKWLK
- a CDS encoding class I SAM-dependent methyltransferase produces the protein MDNKIFYEEFDWDGFKEEVLKAKVKKVLDIIPDDVNTIADIGCGNGIITNVLAQHYEVFAVDRSAKALSFVNAKKIQASADDIPLESESVDMVFSSEMLEHLEESVLNGSIAEFKRLSKKYIFITVPNDENPDKLSIKCPECNYVYNRPNHLRSFKEESFDKLFPEYERIKSFSFGKKVRYYNPTILKLKRKLSPHHSWIPYYWISENDRETFCPNCEHTFRYEYKFNLIAFILDIVNVILSPKKPYWLFVLLKKS